From Pseudomonas hefeiensis, one genomic window encodes:
- a CDS encoding ATP-binding cassette domain-containing protein → MIRLQNLTLQRGPQRLLEDAELTLHAGHKAGLIGANGAGKSSLFALLRGELHPDSGDCLLPADWRIAHMRQEVDTLERLAVDYVLDGDLRLRQVQRDLAAAEAAHDGAAQARLHAELDSADGYTADARARKLLAGLGFGNEQMDRQVGDFSGGWRMRLNLAQALMCPSDLLLLDEPTNHLDLDAIIWLEDWLKSYPGTLLLISHDRDFLDAVVDHVAHVDQRKLTLYRGGYSAFERARAERLAQQQQAYEKQQAQRAHMESYIARFKAQATKARQAQSRIKALERMEELSAAHVDSPFDFIFRESTKISSPLIDLSDARLGYGDKTVLEKVKLQLTPGARIGLLGPNGAGKSTLIKNLSGELEPLAGRLTRGENTVVGYFAQHQLDSLDAKASPLLHLQRLAPNEREQTLRDFLGGFDFRGARIDEPVLNFSGGEKARLALALIAWGRPNLLLLDEPTNHLDLEMRLALTMALQEFSGAVLVVSHDRHLLKSTTDNFFLVADGKVEEFDGDLEDYARWLVEYRQRNAPVSTTPVNPDKTDKKAQRQAAAALRQQLAPHKREADKLEVELGKLHEKLQKIETSLGDSGLYEAARKDELRDQLAEQARLKVREAELEEAWMQALELLENLQAELEALS, encoded by the coding sequence ATGATTCGACTTCAGAACCTGACTTTACAGCGTGGCCCGCAGCGTCTGCTAGAAGACGCCGAGCTAACTCTGCACGCCGGCCACAAAGCTGGCCTCATCGGTGCCAACGGCGCCGGCAAATCGAGCCTGTTCGCCCTGCTTCGAGGTGAACTGCACCCGGACTCGGGTGATTGCCTGCTGCCCGCCGATTGGCGTATCGCCCATATGCGCCAGGAGGTCGACACCCTCGAGCGGCTGGCGGTGGACTACGTGCTTGACGGCGATCTGCGTCTTCGTCAGGTCCAACGCGACCTGGCGGCGGCCGAGGCGGCTCACGACGGCGCCGCACAGGCCCGTCTGCACGCGGAGCTCGACAGCGCGGATGGCTACACCGCCGATGCCCGGGCACGCAAACTGCTGGCAGGCCTTGGATTTGGCAATGAGCAGATGGACCGTCAGGTCGGGGACTTCTCCGGTGGCTGGCGGATGCGCTTGAACCTGGCCCAGGCCCTGATGTGCCCCTCGGACCTGCTGCTGCTCGATGAGCCCACCAACCACCTGGACCTCGACGCCATCATCTGGCTCGAGGACTGGCTCAAGAGCTACCCAGGCACGCTGCTGCTGATTTCCCACGACCGTGACTTTCTCGACGCGGTGGTGGATCACGTCGCCCATGTCGACCAGCGCAAACTGACCCTGTACCGCGGCGGCTACAGCGCCTTTGAGCGGGCCCGTGCCGAACGCCTGGCCCAGCAACAGCAGGCCTATGAGAAGCAGCAGGCGCAGCGTGCGCACATGGAAAGCTACATCGCCCGGTTCAAGGCCCAGGCCACCAAGGCCCGTCAGGCCCAGAGCCGGATCAAGGCGCTGGAGCGGATGGAAGAGTTGTCGGCGGCTCACGTCGATTCGCCGTTTGATTTTATTTTCCGCGAATCGACCAAGATTTCCAGCCCGCTGATCGACCTGTCCGACGCACGTCTGGGCTATGGCGACAAGACCGTGCTGGAGAAGGTCAAGCTGCAACTGACCCCTGGCGCGCGGATCGGCCTGCTGGGCCCGAACGGTGCCGGTAAGTCGACCCTGATCAAGAACCTCTCCGGCGAGCTCGAGCCCCTGGCCGGGCGTCTGACCCGGGGCGAGAACACCGTGGTTGGTTACTTCGCCCAGCATCAGCTCGATTCCCTCGATGCCAAGGCCAGCCCGCTGTTGCATTTGCAGCGTCTGGCGCCGAATGAGCGCGAGCAGACCCTGCGCGATTTCCTCGGTGGTTTCGACTTTCGCGGTGCGCGCATCGATGAGCCGGTGCTGAATTTTTCCGGCGGCGAAAAGGCCCGTCTGGCGCTCGCCCTGATCGCCTGGGGGCGGCCGAACCTGTTGTTGCTCGACGAACCGACCAACCACCTCGATCTGGAAATGCGCCTGGCCCTCACCATGGCCTTGCAGGAATTCAGCGGTGCGGTGCTGGTGGTCTCCCACGACCGGCATTTGCTCAAGAGCACCACGGATAATTTCTTCCTGGTGGCCGACGGCAAGGTCGAGGAGTTCGACGGTGACCTGGAAGATTACGCACGCTGGCTGGTGGAGTACCGTCAGCGCAACGCCCCGGTCAGCACCACGCCGGTGAACCCGGACAAGACCGACAAGAAAGCCCAGCGCCAGGCCGCCGCCGCATTGCGTCAGCAGTTGGCGCCTCACAAGCGCGAGGCCGACAAGCTCGAAGTCGAACTGGGCAAGCTGCATGAAAAACTGCAAAAAATCGAAACCAGCCTCGGTGACAGCGGTCTCTACGAAGCGGCGCGCAAGGATGAGTTGCGCGATCAGCTGGCCGAACAGGCCAGGCTGAAGGTTCGGGAAGCAGAGCTTGAGGAGGCGTGGATGCAAGCGCTGGAACTGCTGGAAAACCTGCAAGCGGAGCTGGAGGCGTTGTCCTGA
- a CDS encoding TIGR02444 family protein: MSSDLWSFSLDLYAKPGVEQACLTLQNAGANVCLLLCGLWLEQRGVACTEQRLQRLRQLVDPWDTDVVRPLRTLRTQWKARALQDTALDSLREQVKRLELEAERRLLERLETATEDWPGEQHKDSAQWLQGLVASEDQGNRDALHQLRVAASDT, from the coding sequence ATGTCCTCTGATCTATGGAGCTTTTCCCTCGACCTCTATGCCAAGCCTGGCGTGGAGCAAGCCTGCCTGACGCTACAGAACGCGGGCGCCAATGTCTGCCTGCTGCTTTGCGGGCTGTGGCTGGAGCAGCGCGGGGTAGCCTGCACTGAACAAAGACTGCAACGGCTTCGGCAATTGGTCGACCCCTGGGACACGGACGTCGTGCGGCCATTGCGCACGCTTCGTACCCAATGGAAAGCCCGCGCCCTTCAAGACACGGCACTTGATAGCCTGCGCGAGCAGGTCAAGCGACTGGAGCTGGAAGCCGAGCGACGATTGCTGGAGCGACTGGAGACTGCGACCGAGGACTGGCCTGGGGAGCAGCACAAAGATTCAGCGCAGTGGCTGCAAGGGTTAGTGGCGAGCGAGGACCAAGGGAACCGCGACGCGCTGCATCAGCTGCGCGTCGCGGCGTCCGACACTTAG
- a CDS encoding AlgP family protein: MSATKKPVNTPLHLLQQLSGSLLEHLENACSQALADAEKLLAKLEKQRGKAQEKLHKSRTKLQDAATAGKAKAQAKAKDAVKELEDLLDALKDRQSETRAYILQLKRDAQESLKLAQGVGRVQEAVGKVLSLRAAKPAAVSARKPAAKPVATKTPAKVAAKPAAKAPAKAASKPAVKPAAKKPVAASAAKPAAKKTAVKAVAKPATKVAAKPAAKPVAKSVAKPVAKTAAAKPAATKTAAAKPAAKPAATKTAAAKPVAKPAAKPAAAKAPAKVAAKPAAKPAAVKAPVKAAAKPAAAKPAVAKPAAAKPAAKPAAKPAVKKPAAAKPSTAPAAKPATPAPAATPAPTASTPAPALNPSAAPAPSTNAPTRAS; the protein is encoded by the coding sequence ATGTCGGCCACCAAGAAGCCAGTAAACACTCCGTTGCACTTGCTCCAACAACTTTCGGGCAGTCTGCTCGAGCATCTGGAAAACGCCTGCTCCCAAGCCCTGGCTGATGCTGAAAAACTGCTCGCCAAACTGGAAAAGCAACGCGGCAAGGCGCAGGAAAAACTGCACAAGTCGCGCACCAAACTGCAAGACGCGGCCACCGCGGGCAAGGCCAAGGCACAAGCCAAGGCCAAAGACGCTGTGAAAGAACTCGAAGACCTGCTCGATGCCTTGAAGGATCGTCAGTCCGAAACCCGCGCCTATATTCTGCAACTCAAGCGTGATGCCCAGGAAAGCCTGAAGCTGGCCCAAGGCGTTGGTCGTGTGCAAGAAGCCGTGGGCAAGGTATTGAGCCTTCGTGCTGCCAAGCCTGCCGCTGTATCGGCCAGAAAGCCGGCCGCTAAACCTGTCGCGACAAAAACACCGGCCAAAGTAGCCGCCAAACCGGCCGCAAAAGCGCCGGCCAAAGCAGCGAGCAAACCGGCCGTCAAACCGGCCGCGAAAAAACCGGTTGCCGCCAGCGCTGCAAAACCCGCTGCGAAAAAAACTGCAGTCAAAGCTGTCGCCAAGCCGGCGACCAAAGTTGCTGCCAAGCCCGCCGCTAAACCTGTTGCCAAGAGCGTCGCCAAACCGGTCGCTAAAACAGCCGCCGCCAAGCCCGCAGCGACAAAAACCGCCGCGGCTAAACCGGCTGCCAAGCCAGCTGCTACAAAAACGGCTGCCGCCAAGCCCGTGGCCAAACCGGCTGCCAAGCCTGCCGCTGCCAAAGCGCCCGCCAAAGTCGCAGCTAAACCGGCTGCCAAGCCAGCCGCTGTCAAAGCACCCGTCAAAGCTGCGGCTAAACCGGCTGCTGCCAAGCCCGCTGTCGCGAAGCCTGCGGCTGCCAAGCCTGCCGCCAAGCCCGCTGCGAAACCAGCCGTGAAAAAGCCTGCTGCCGCAAAACCCTCGACTGCTCCGGCGGCCAAGCCTGCGACTCCGGCTCCTGCAGCAACCCCTGCGCCAACCGCCAGCACTCCGGCCCCTGCGCTGAACCCGAGCGCCGCCCCGGCGCCGAGCACCAACGCTCCAACCCGCGCTTCCTAA
- a CDS encoding FKBP-type peptidyl-prolyl cis-trans isomerase, giving the protein MSRHLFLLLCMACSMAQAAEKTSANDAHDLAYSLGASLGERLRQDVPDLQIQALVEGLQQAYLGKPLALKDQRIEQILADHQAQLTSSPATPQIEAALKKEQKFLDEEKARPGAQQLADGILLTELKPGNGAKAGQHGKVQVLYVGRLPDGSVFDSNGQAQWFSLDSVIDGWRSALPQMPVGAKWRLVIPSTLAYGAEGAGDVIPPFTPLVFEIELLGATT; this is encoded by the coding sequence ATGTCGCGTCACTTGTTTTTACTCCTGTGCATGGCTTGCTCCATGGCTCAGGCCGCAGAAAAAACCAGCGCAAACGACGCTCATGACCTGGCGTACAGCCTGGGGGCAAGCCTGGGTGAACGTCTGCGCCAGGATGTGCCCGACCTGCAGATCCAGGCTTTGGTCGAGGGTCTGCAACAGGCCTATCTGGGCAAACCGCTGGCCCTGAAAGATCAGCGCATCGAACAGATACTGGCCGACCATCAGGCACAGTTGACGTCGTCACCGGCGACGCCGCAGATCGAAGCTGCACTGAAAAAGGAGCAGAAATTCCTTGATGAGGAAAAAGCCCGGCCCGGCGCACAGCAACTGGCAGATGGCATCCTGCTGACCGAACTCAAGCCCGGCAATGGCGCCAAGGCCGGGCAACACGGCAAGGTCCAGGTGTTGTATGTCGGTCGATTGCCGGACGGCAGCGTATTTGATTCCAACGGGCAGGCCCAATGGTTCAGTCTCGACAGCGTGATTGACGGCTGGCGCAGTGCGTTGCCGCAAATGCCGGTTGGCGCGAAGTGGCGGCTGGTGATTCCGTCGACCCTGGCCTACGGTGCCGAGGGAGCCGGGGATGTCATCCCACCGTTCACCCCGCTGGTGTTTGAAATCGAGTTGTTGGGCGCGACAACCTGA
- the rsd gene encoding sigma D regulator — translation MLESCQNAQERWGGVHLLIDRWLQERHELVRAYDALGDKPEALSESRKPLQEFCGVLVDYVSAGHFEIYEQLTSEAKAFNDKRGLELAEQIYPRIDVITEKLLAFNDLCDEGKCVAEKFKELGGLLHERFELEDCLIEVLHNAHKEVTAVQA, via the coding sequence ATGCTCGAAAGTTGTCAGAATGCTCAGGAACGCTGGGGTGGGGTGCATCTGCTGATCGACCGCTGGTTGCAGGAGCGTCACGAACTGGTTCGGGCCTATGATGCTCTCGGTGACAAGCCTGAAGCGCTGAGTGAAAGCCGCAAGCCATTGCAAGAGTTCTGCGGTGTGCTGGTCGACTATGTGTCTGCCGGCCATTTCGAGATATACGAACAACTGACGAGCGAGGCCAAGGCCTTCAACGACAAACGCGGCCTGGAGCTTGCCGAGCAAATCTATCCGCGTATCGATGTCATCACCGAAAAGCTGCTGGCCTTCAACGATCTGTGCGATGAAGGCAAATGCGTAGCAGAAAAATTCAAGGAGCTGGGTGGCTTGCTGCACGAGCGTTTCGAGCTGGAAGACTGCCTGATCGAGGTGCTGCACAACGCCCACAAGGAAGTCACTGCAGTCCAGGCGTGA
- a CDS encoding disulfide bond formation protein B, giving the protein MSLACSRFLFFMAFVASALVLGIASYLEYTVGLTPCSLCVLQRLCLTLFLMNCLAACLQGPGQKGSIFYGAMGLVFASAGLTLAWRQVLVQSNSLEQLPDCIAHLKGADSWWGAVHRVLDGAIDCASVTWTLFDLSLPEWSLLFFLAVSIVMSYLLLRLVWNALIRPLSGTTSQLVRVMD; this is encoded by the coding sequence ATGTCTTTGGCCTGCTCACGCTTCTTGTTTTTCATGGCTTTCGTCGCCTCCGCCCTGGTTTTGGGCATCGCCAGTTATCTGGAATACACGGTAGGTCTGACGCCTTGCAGCCTGTGTGTTTTGCAGCGTCTGTGCCTGACGCTGTTCTTGATGAACTGTCTCGCTGCATGTCTGCAGGGTCCTGGCCAGAAGGGCAGCATCTTCTACGGAGCGATGGGGCTGGTTTTCGCGTCGGCAGGATTGACGCTGGCATGGCGTCAGGTTCTGGTGCAAAGCAATTCGCTCGAGCAGTTACCCGATTGTATCGCTCACCTGAAGGGAGCTGATTCGTGGTGGGGTGCCGTACATCGTGTGCTCGACGGTGCAATCGACTGCGCGAGTGTCACCTGGACGCTGTTCGACCTGAGTCTGCCCGAATGGAGCCTGCTGTTTTTTCTTGCCGTGTCTATTGTGATGTCCTATCTGCTGTTGCGCCTTGTCTGGAACGCCCTGATACGACCGCTCAGCGGCACAACGTCGCAGCTGGTCCGGGTCATGGATTAA
- a CDS encoding heme biosynthesis protein HemY yields the protein MKRLYVIVFVVIAVAALLGVAIAEHSGYVLVAYKNFRYEAGLWVTLALVAVLWLVWRGLSALIGLVTTSTGVVNPWSRRNRSRRVQVAIEHGQLDLAEGRWASAQRHLHRAAEAERQPLLYYLGAARAANEQGLYEQSDGLLERALERQPQAELAIALTHAQLQMDRGDTDGALSTLQTMHERHPHNAQTLRQLQRLHQQRGDWSAVVRLLPELRKDKVLPPAELAELERRAWGENLTLAAHRDEDGSVGLQSLNRAWQQLTSAQRQESALVLAYAEQLRQLGAQAEAEEVLRAALKRHYDSHLARLYGLVRGNDPGRQLQAAEGWLKDHPSDPGLLLTLGRLCLQNSLWGKARDYLESSLRLQRNPEACAELARLLAQLGDAERSNQLFQEGLGLLDERLLAAPLPAPAQVLAT from the coding sequence ATGAAGCGGCTCTACGTGATTGTGTTCGTGGTCATCGCTGTTGCTGCTTTGCTGGGCGTGGCGATCGCCGAGCATTCGGGTTACGTGTTGGTGGCATATAAGAACTTCCGTTACGAAGCCGGCCTATGGGTCACCCTGGCATTGGTGGCGGTGCTCTGGCTGGTGTGGCGGGGCCTTAGCGCCTTGATCGGGCTGGTGACGACCTCCACTGGCGTGGTCAACCCGTGGTCGCGACGCAACCGCAGTCGTCGTGTGCAAGTGGCAATTGAGCACGGTCAATTGGACCTGGCCGAAGGTCGCTGGGCCAGTGCCCAACGGCACCTGCATCGTGCCGCCGAAGCCGAGCGCCAACCATTGCTGTATTACCTCGGCGCGGCCCGGGCGGCCAATGAGCAGGGTCTTTACGAACAGAGCGACGGCCTGTTGGAACGTGCCCTTGAGCGTCAGCCCCAGGCTGAACTGGCAATTGCCCTGACGCACGCACAACTGCAGATGGACCGCGGCGACACCGACGGTGCGTTGAGTACGCTGCAGACCATGCATGAGCGCCACCCACATAACGCCCAGACCCTGCGCCAGTTGCAGCGCCTGCACCAGCAGCGCGGTGATTGGTCGGCGGTGGTTCGGCTGTTGCCGGAGCTGCGCAAGGACAAGGTCCTGCCGCCGGCTGAGCTGGCTGAACTGGAGCGTCGGGCCTGGGGCGAAAACCTTACCCTGGCGGCCCACCGTGACGAAGACGGCAGTGTCGGGTTGCAATCGCTTAACCGTGCCTGGCAGCAACTGACATCTGCGCAGCGTCAGGAATCGGCTCTGGTGCTGGCCTATGCCGAGCAACTGCGCCAACTCGGAGCGCAGGCCGAGGCCGAAGAGGTGCTGCGGGCTGCGCTCAAGCGTCACTATGACAGTCACCTGGCGCGCTTGTACGGGTTGGTCCGCGGCAATGATCCAGGCCGTCAACTACAAGCGGCCGAAGGTTGGCTCAAGGATCATCCGAGCGACCCTGGTCTGCTGCTGACGTTGGGGCGCCTGTGCCTGCAAAACAGTTTGTGGGGCAAGGCACGGGATTATCTGGAAAGCAGTTTGCGCCTGCAGCGCAATCCCGAGGCCTGCGCCGAACTGGCGCGATTGCTGGCGCAACTGGGGGATGCCGAGCGCAGCAATCAGCTCTTCCAGGAAGGGTTGGGGTTGCTGGACGAGCGTTTGCTTGCCGCGCCGCTGCCGGCCCCGGCTCAGGTCTTGGCCACCTGA
- a CDS encoding uroporphyrinogen-III C-methyltransferase produces the protein MSETALPKDQDQPAIDTPVETPAAKAPRRGNGLAIVALLLGAAGVAVGGWGVWQVRHLQANNQQQSTQVQALNDQAQALKLNEQRLSERLAQLPAAQELEERRRQVAQLQGDQQRLNQRLETVLGASRKDWRLAEAEHLLRLASLRLSALQDISSAQALVQGADEILREQNDPGSFAAREQLAKTLAALRSTEQPDRTGLFLQLGALRDQVLQLTELAPEYKDRGESLLGLTADGDGASRWAQWWDQISRYIRIDFNADENVRPLLAGQSLVQVRLALSLALEQAQWAALNGQAPVYTQALAQARDVLKNNFNQDNPQSKVMLERVVELAEQPVTVVTPDLTGTLSSVQAYLERRNLNAEESVKPLAKPDGQETAP, from the coding sequence GTGAGCGAAACAGCCTTGCCAAAAGATCAAGACCAACCCGCGATCGATACGCCGGTTGAAACCCCGGCTGCGAAGGCGCCGCGTCGCGGCAACGGGCTGGCCATTGTCGCATTGTTATTGGGAGCCGCCGGCGTGGCCGTGGGTGGTTGGGGCGTGTGGCAGGTACGTCACCTGCAAGCCAATAACCAGCAGCAGTCCACCCAGGTTCAGGCGCTTAACGATCAGGCCCAGGCCCTCAAGCTCAATGAGCAACGCCTGAGTGAACGCCTGGCTCAATTGCCGGCGGCGCAAGAGCTGGAAGAGCGTCGGCGTCAGGTCGCCCAGTTGCAGGGTGATCAGCAGCGGCTGAACCAGCGCCTGGAAACCGTGCTCGGGGCCAGCCGCAAGGACTGGCGCCTGGCTGAAGCTGAACATCTGCTGCGCCTGGCCAGCCTGCGTCTTTCCGCCCTGCAAGACATCAGCAGTGCCCAGGCGCTGGTCCAGGGGGCTGACGAAATCCTGCGTGAGCAGAACGACCCTGGCTCGTTCGCCGCTCGTGAGCAACTGGCCAAGACCCTTGCTGCGCTGCGCAGCACCGAACAGCCAGATCGCACCGGGCTTTTCCTGCAGTTGGGGGCTTTGCGTGACCAGGTGCTGCAACTCACGGAGCTGGCACCCGAATACAAGGATCGTGGTGAGTCGTTGCTGGGTTTGACCGCCGATGGCGATGGCGCCAGCCGCTGGGCACAGTGGTGGGACCAGATATCGCGCTATATCCGTATCGACTTCAACGCGGATGAGAACGTCCGTCCGCTCCTGGCCGGACAGAGTCTGGTGCAGGTGCGCCTGGCCTTGAGCCTGGCCCTGGAGCAGGCGCAATGGGCGGCTCTCAACGGCCAGGCTCCGGTGTACACCCAGGCGCTGGCTCAAGCGCGTGACGTGCTCAAGAACAACTTCAACCAGGACAACCCGCAAAGCAAAGTCATGCTCGAGCGCGTGGTCGAGCTGGCCGAACAACCGGTGACGGTGGTGACCCCAGACCTCACAGGAACCCTGAGCAGCGTTCAGGCCTATCTGGAGCGCCGCAACCTGAACGCCGAAGAGTCGGTCAAGCCGCTGGCCAAACCTGATGGGCAGGAGACCGCGCCATGA
- the hemC gene encoding hydroxymethylbilane synthase: MSPREIRIATRKSALALWQAEYVKARLEEAHSGLIVTLVPMVSRGDKLLDSPLSKIGGKGLFVKELETALLDNEADIAVHSMKDVPMDFPEGLGLFCICEREDPRDAFVSNTFASLDALPAGSVVGTSSLRRQAQLLTRRPDLQIRFLRGNVNTRLAKLDAGEYDAIILAAAGLIRLGFEDRITAAISVDDSLPAGGQGAVGIECRSADSEIHALLAPLHHDDTATRVFAERALNKHLNGGCQVPIACYAVLEGEQVWLRGLVGDPNGGRLLSAEARAPRRDAEALGVRVAEDLLRQGADDILKKVYGEAGHA, translated from the coding sequence ATGTCCCCTCGCGAGATCCGCATCGCCACCCGTAAAAGTGCCCTGGCCCTCTGGCAGGCCGAATACGTCAAAGCCCGTTTGGAGGAGGCTCATTCCGGCCTGATCGTGACGCTGGTGCCCATGGTCAGTCGCGGCGACAAGCTGCTGGACTCGCCGCTGTCGAAAATCGGCGGCAAGGGTCTGTTCGTCAAGGAGCTGGAAACCGCGCTGCTGGACAACGAAGCCGATATCGCCGTGCACTCGATGAAAGATGTGCCCATGGACTTTCCTGAAGGCCTGGGCCTGTTTTGCATCTGCGAGCGTGAAGATCCGCGTGATGCGTTCGTATCCAACACGTTTGCAAGCCTTGATGCGCTGCCTGCCGGGAGCGTGGTCGGCACCTCCAGCCTGCGTCGCCAGGCGCAGTTACTGACCCGCCGCCCAGACCTGCAAATCCGTTTCCTGCGGGGCAACGTCAACACGCGCCTGGCCAAACTCGATGCCGGTGAGTACGACGCAATTATCCTTGCCGCCGCCGGCCTGATCCGCCTCGGCTTTGAAGATCGCATCACTGCGGCCATCAGCGTCGATGACAGCCTGCCAGCCGGTGGTCAAGGAGCGGTGGGCATTGAATGTCGCAGCGCCGACAGCGAAATCCATGCCCTGTTGGCACCGCTGCATCACGACGACACGGCCACCCGGGTCTTCGCCGAACGCGCCCTCAACAAACACCTCAATGGCGGTTGCCAGGTGCCGATCGCCTGTTACGCCGTGCTCGAAGGCGAGCAGGTCTGGTTGCGCGGCTTGGTGGGTGATCCGAACGGTGGCCGACTGCTCAGCGCCGAGGCCCGGGCGCCGCGCCGTGATGCCGAGGCGCTGGGTGTGCGGGTAGCCGAAGACCTCCTCCGTCAGGGCGCTGACGACATTCTCAAGAAGGTCTACGGCGAGGCGGGCCACGCGTGA
- a CDS encoding LytR/AlgR family response regulator transcription factor: MNVLIVDDEPLARERLSRMVGELEGYSVLEPSATNGEEALALIDSHKPDIVLLDIRMPGLDGLQVAAKLCERESPPAVVFCTTRDDFPPEVLQAGAVGYLIKPVSAEALVEALRKAERPNRVQLAALTRPAAESGSGPRSHISARTRKGIELIPLNQVVYFIADHKYVTLRHESGEVLLDEPLKALEDEFGERFVRIHRNALVARERIERLQRTPLGHFQLFLKGLNGDALIVSRRHVAGVRKMMQQL, encoded by the coding sequence ATGAATGTCCTGATCGTTGATGACGAACCACTGGCCCGTGAGCGCCTGAGCCGAATGGTTGGCGAACTTGAGGGTTACAGTGTCCTGGAGCCGAGCGCCACCAATGGCGAAGAGGCGTTGGCCCTTATTGACAGCCACAAGCCGGATATCGTGCTGCTCGACATACGCATGCCTGGCCTGGACGGTTTGCAGGTCGCGGCGAAGTTGTGCGAGCGCGAGTCACCGCCTGCGGTGGTGTTCTGCACCACGCGAGACGACTTCCCGCCCGAGGTGTTGCAGGCCGGCGCCGTGGGCTATCTGATCAAGCCAGTCTCTGCCGAGGCGCTGGTCGAGGCGTTGCGCAAGGCCGAGCGGCCCAACCGGGTGCAACTGGCGGCGTTGACCCGTCCGGCTGCCGAAAGCGGCAGCGGCCCGCGCAGCCACATCAGTGCGCGTACACGCAAAGGCATCGAACTGATCCCGTTGAATCAGGTGGTCTATTTTATCGCCGACCATAAATACGTGACCTTGCGTCACGAGAGCGGCGAGGTGCTGCTGGACGAGCCACTCAAGGCCCTTGAAGACGAGTTCGGTGAACGCTTCGTGCGCATCCACCGCAACGCCCTCGTGGCTCGCGAGCGTATTGAGCGTTTGCAGCGCACACCGCTTGGGCATTTCCAGCTGTTTCTCAAAGGCCTCAATGGCGATGCGCTGATTGTCAGCCGGCGGCATGTGGCCGGCGTACGGAAGATGATGCAACAGCTTTAG
- the argH gene encoding argininosuccinate lyase, producing MSTDKTNQSWGGRFSEPVDAFVARFTASVNFDQRLYRHDIMGSIAHATMLAKVGVLTDAERDNIIDGLKTIQGEIEAGQFDWRVDLEDVHMNIEARLTDRIGVTGKKLHTGRSRNDQVATDIRLWLRDEIDLILGEITRLQKGLLEQAEREAESIMPGFTHLQTAQPVTFGHHMLAWFEMLSRDYERLVDCRKRTNRMPLGSAALAGTTYPIDREYTAQLLGFDAVGGNSLDNVSDRDFAIEFCAAASIAMMHLSRFSEELVLWTSAQFQFIDLPDRFCTGSSIMPQKKNPDVPELVRGKSGRVFGALMGLLTLMKGQPLAYNKDNQEDKEPLFDAADTLRDSLRAFADMIPAIKPKHAVMREAALRGFSTATDLADYLVRRGLPFRDCHEIVGHAVKYGVDNGKDLAEMSLEELRKFSEQIEQDVFAVLTLEGSVNARDHIGGTAPAQVKAAVVRGQALLASR from the coding sequence ATGAGCACTGACAAGACCAATCAGTCCTGGGGCGGCCGCTTCAGTGAACCCGTCGACGCCTTCGTCGCCCGCTTCACCGCCTCCGTCAACTTCGACCAGCGCCTGTATCGCCACGACATCATGGGCTCGATCGCCCACGCCACCATGCTGGCCAAGGTCGGCGTTCTGACCGATGCCGAGCGCGACAACATCATCGATGGCCTGAAAACCATCCAGGGTGAAATCGAGGCCGGCCAGTTCGACTGGCGCGTCGATCTCGAAGACGTGCACATGAACATCGAAGCGCGCCTGACCGACCGCATCGGCGTGACCGGCAAGAAGCTGCACACCGGCCGCAGCCGAAACGACCAGGTGGCCACCGACATTCGCTTGTGGCTGCGCGATGAAATCGACCTGATCCTGGGCGAAATCACCCGCCTGCAAAAAGGCTTGCTGGAGCAGGCCGAGCGCGAGGCCGAGAGCATCATGCCGGGCTTCACACACCTGCAAACCGCTCAACCGGTGACCTTCGGGCACCACATGCTGGCGTGGTTCGAAATGCTCAGCCGCGACTACGAGCGCCTGGTCGATTGCCGTAAACGCACCAACCGTATGCCCTTGGGCAGCGCCGCGCTGGCCGGCACCACGTACCCGATCGATCGTGAATATACCGCGCAGTTGCTGGGCTTCGACGCCGTGGGCGGCAACTCGCTGGATAACGTCTCGGACCGCGATTTCGCCATCGAATTCTGCGCCGCCGCGAGCATCGCGATGATGCATCTGTCGCGCTTCTCCGAAGAGCTGGTGCTATGGACCAGCGCGCAATTCCAGTTCATTGACCTGCCGGACCGTTTCTGCACGGGTAGCTCGATCATGCCGCAAAAGAAAAACCCTGACGTGCCAGAACTGGTACGCGGCAAGAGTGGCCGGGTATTCGGTGCGCTGATGGGCCTGCTGACCCTGATGAAAGGCCAGCCGCTGGCCTACAACAAGGACAACCAGGAAGACAAGGAACCGCTGTTCGACGCCGCCGACACCCTGCGTGATTCGCTGCGGGCCTTTGCCGACATGATCCCGGCGATCAAGCCCAAGCATGCAGTGATGCGCGAAGCGGCCTTGCGCGGCTTTTCCACTGCCACCGACCTCGCTGATTACCTGGTACGCCGTGGCCTGCCGTTTCGTGACTGCCACGAAATCGTCGGCCATGCCGTGAAGTACGGTGTGGACAACGGCAAGGACCTGGCGGAGATGAGCCTGGAAGAACTGCGCAAGTTCAGCGAGCAGATCGAGCAGGACGTATTTGCAGTGCTGACCCTGGAAGGTTCGGTCAATGCCCGTGACCACATCGGCGGCACAGCCCCTGCCCAGGTCAAGGCAGCCGTGGTGCGCGGCCAGGCGTTGCTCGCCAGCCGCTAA